In the Daphnia pulicaria isolate SC F1-1A chromosome 2, SC_F0-13Bv2, whole genome shotgun sequence genome, one interval contains:
- the LOC124326630 gene encoding probable endochitinase has protein sequence MQVKVAIKTLAFLGLFIFAAAENSLLVQHPFKAISPELSTDITSELTPTANWETSWASTDVDPSTISTDTRPSTVTIGPDICANESSDDYIFPNPEDCTTFYLCSNGTPYFYNCPSGLVYNDAINQCDYPYNVSPPCNI, from the exons ATGCAGGTCAAAGTAGCCATCAAGACGTTGGCATTTCTTGGCCTTTTCATCTTCGCAGCGGCAGAGAATTCCTTATTAGTCCAACATCCATTCAAG GCTATTTCACCTGAACTGTCAACTGACATTACCAGCGAATTGACTCCGACAGCCAATTGGGAAACATCTTGGGCGTCAACCGACGTCGATCCATCAACTATTAGCACTGACACTCGGCCCAGCACAGTAACGATCGGGCCGGACATTTGCGCCAATGAGTCGAGCGACGATTACATTTTCCCCAATCCGGAAGATTGCACTACGTTTTACCTGTGCTCAAATGGAACCCCTTATTTCTAC AACTGCCCTAGCGGACTGGTTTACAACGACGCCATCAATCAGTGCGACTATCCTTACAACGTGTCACCACCctgcaatatttaa